Genomic window (Bosea vaviloviae):
CGCCGCCGCCTTCGCCATGCTTGCCCTGGCCGTGCCGACCGCCTTCGCCTGGCTGATCGACATCAGGCAATTCCAAGGCGTCGATACCTGGATCAAGCCATTAAAATTCGAGATCTCGGTTGCCTTCTATCTGCTGACGCTGGCGCTGTTCCTGCCGCTCGCCAGCGAACGCTTCCGTACCACATGGGCCGGGCGCTACATCGTCTGGCCGGTGATCGTGCCGATCATCCTCGAAGTGCTCTACATCGTCTGGCGCGCCTCGCGTGGGGAAGCCTCGCACTACAACAGCGACAGCACGCTCAGTGCGGCGCTCTACACGCTGATGGGCGTGGGGGCGGTGATGTTCACGGTCGCGCCCGGCTTCCTTGCCTATGGGCTCGCTCGCCGTGACGCCACGCCGATGCCCGAGGTCCTGCGCTGGTCGCTCGTCGCCGGTCTCGCCCTCACCTGCATCTTCGGCCTGCTGAGCGGCGCCCTCCTCGGCTCGAGTGCCACTGGCCACTATGTCGGCACGCAACCGGCCCCGCATCCGGCCGTTCCGTTCTTCGGCTGGTCGCTGGCGATCGGGGATCTGCGCGTCGCGCATTTCTTCGGGCTGCACGCCCTGCAGATCATTCCTGCAATCGGCTTGCTGCTCTGGCTGGCAATGAGGCAGGCCAGAGCCGGTCTGGTCGTGCTCGGCGTCGTCTCTGCCGCCTATGCCGCCGTCACCACGATCGCGCTTGTCGCGGCTCTGCGGGCGCGGCCGTTGCTGGGGCTCGGCTGAACCGCCTCAGCGGCTCTCCCGGCGCGTCATGAAGGCGAGCTTCTCGAACAGCGAGACGTCCTGCTCGTTCTTGAGCAGCGCGCCATGCAGCGGTGGGATCAGCTTGCGCGGGTCGCGCTCGCGCAGCATCTCGGGCGTCATCTCGTCGGCGAGCAGGAGCTTGAGCCAGTCGAGCAATTCCGAGGTCGAAGGCTTCTTCTTGATGCCTGGAACCTCGCGCACCTCGAAGAACAGCTTCAGCGCCTCCTCCATCAACCGCTTCTTGATGCCGGGGAAATGCACCTCGACGATTGCCTGCATCGTCTCGGCATCGGGGAAGCGGATGTAATGGAAGAAGCAGCGCCGCAGGAAGGCGTCGGGCAATTCCTTCTCGTTGTTGGAGGTGATGATCATCACCGGCCGCCGCGCCGCCTTGATCGTCTCGCCGGTCTCGTAGACATGGAACTCCATGCGATCGAGCTCGAGCAGCAGATCGTTGGGGAACTCGATATCGGCCTTGTCGATCTCGTCGATCAACAGCACCGGCCGCTCAGCCGAGACGAAAGCCTCCCAGAGCTTGCCGCGCTTGATGTAGTTGGCGATGTCGGAGACGCGCGCATCGCCGAGCTGGCTGTCGCGCAGCCGGCTGACCGCATCGTATTCGTAGAGCCCCTGCTGCGCCTTGGTGGTCGACTTGATGTGCCAGGTGATCAGCGGCGCGCCCAGTGCCGCAGCGATCTCCTCCGCCAGCACCGTCTTGCCGGTGCCGGGTTCGCCCTTGACCAGCAGCGGCCGCTCCAGCCGGATCGCGGCATTGACGGCAACCGTCAGATCCTCGGTCGCAACGTAATTCTCGGTGCCTGCAAAACGCATCGTCGGTCCCTTTGAAAGATGCTGCAGACGCTAGCTCAGGATCGTCGAAACCGGAAACCCGCTTGCGGTGAAGTCGTGCCCGAACCACGAGGCGTAAAGCCGCATGCGCAAAGGCTAGTTCCGGCATGATCGCAGGCCTCCGGCGGTTGTATTGCCGTCGCGTAACCCGCAAGCTCCCGGGCCTCTTCTCACCGCCGACTCGCAAGGACTGACGTGGCCGGAACTGTCGACCCTTCCGTCTATAAGGATGCCATCGTCGTGCTCGCCACGGCCGGCGTCATCGTGCCCTTCGCCAAGCGATTCAAGGTCAATTCGGTCGTCGCCTTCATGGCCTGCGGCGCGCTGCTGGGGCCTTTCGGCCTCGGCGGCCTCGCTTCCTCGATTCCACTGCTGAGCAGCATCACCGTGGCGAAGGCCGAAGCCCTGGCGGGGCCGGCCGAACTCGGCGTCGCCTTCCTGCTCTTCGTCATCGGGCTCGAGCTGTCCTTCGAGCGCCTGATGACCATGCGCCGGCTCGTCTTTGGCCTGGGACTCGGCCAGGTCGCGCTCTCCGGCGGCGTCATCGGCGGGGTGGCCTATTGGCTCGGGCAGCCGGCGGCGGCCGCGCTCATCATCGGCTTCGGCCTCGCCTTGTCGTCGACCGCCATGGTCGTCGAATTGCTCTCGGCCAAGCGCCGCATGACCTCGTCTGCCGGCCGCGCCAGCTTCGCCATCCTGCTCTGCCAGGACATCGCCGTCATCCCGCTGCTCTTCCTGGTCAGCGTGCTCGGCGCACAAGCCGGTGGCGGCTCCCTGCTGGCGGGCCTCGCCCAGGCCCTGGTCCAGGCATTCGGGGCGATCGCCGCCATCGTGGTGATCGGCCGGCTGGCGCTGCGGCCGCTGTTTCGCCTGGTCGCCTCGACCGATTCGTCGGAGAGCTTCATGGCGGCGACATTGCTGATCGCGCTTGGAACCGGCCTGATCGCCGCAGCCGCCGGCCTGTCGATGGGGCTGGGCGCCTTCATCGCCGGCCTGCTCCTGGCCGAGACGGAATATCGCCGCGCCATCGAGGTCACGATCGAGCCGTTCAAATCGCTGCTGATCGGCGTGTTCTTCCTCACCGTCGGCATGGGCGTGAACCCGGCCGACCTCGCCGCCCGCCCATTCGCCATCCTGGGCATCGCGATCGGCCTGTTCGCGGTGAAATCCCTGCTCGTCTTCGGGCTGGCGCGCCGGTTCAGGCTGTCACGCGCGACCGCGCTTGAAACCGCGATCATGATCGGGCCCGGCGGCGAGTTCGCCTTCGTGCTGTTCGGCGGCGCGGTCTCGGCCAAGCTGCTCTCGCAGAATGCCGAGAGCCTCGTGCTGGCGGCTGTCTCCTTGACCATGGTCGTGCTGCCGCTCCTGGCTCGGCTGGCCCGGGCCTGGTCGCAGCGACTGGCCGTGCCCGCGACCCTGCCCGACGAAGCCAAGGTGCTGCCGCCGGACGATCATTCGGCGCGCGCCATCGTCGTCGGCTGCGGCCGCGTCGGCCGGCTCGTCGGCGCAATGCTGGACGAGCACGGCAAGCCCTATATCGCGATCGATTTCGACCCTGCGCTGGTCGCGACACAGCGCCGGGCCGGCCGGCCCGTCTTCTATGGCGATGCCGCGAATCTGGATTTCCTGCGCCTCAGCGGCCTCGACGAAGCGACGGCGCTGATCGTGACCATCGACAATCCGCGCGCGGTCGATGCCACCGTGCTGGCCGCGCGCACGCTCAGGCCCGATCTGGTGATCGTCGCCCGTGCGCGCGACGCCAGCCATGCCCGCCATCTCTACCAGATCGGCGTCAACGATGCGGTTCCGGAGACGATCGAGGCGAGCCTGCAGCTCTCGGAGGCGGCTTTGGTCGGGCTCGGCGTGCCGATGGGGCTGGTCATCGCCTCGATCCATGAGCGGCGCGATCAGTTCCGCACCGAACTCAAGCCCGCAGACGCTCCGGCACAGGCCCTTCCGCGGGACGTGCGCTCACGAAGGTTGTGACGCTCTGCAGGGGCGCGCAGGGCGGCTCGTTGCGTAGCGCCTGCCCCGATGGTTGCGCCACCCGCTGGATATGGCCGTAGAACTGCTCGGCGCTGCGGCGCCAGCTATAATGCGAGGCGAGCTCCAGGCAGGTCTCGCGCGGGATGCGCAGCGCCGCCAGCGCCGCCGCCCGTAGATCCTCGCTCAGCACGGCAGCCCCGCTGCCGGCGAAGACATCGCTTGGCCCCTGAACCGGGAAGGCCGCGACCGGAAGGCCGCTGGCCGCAGCCTCGAGCAGCACGATGCCGAAAGTATCGGTCAGGCTCGGAAACACGAAGACGTCGGAGGATGCATAGATCGAGGCCAGATCCTCGCCCTCGCGTGTGCCGAGGAAATGCGCGTCCGGATAAGCCCGCTGCAGATCGGCCCGCGCCGGCCCGTCGCCGATCACCACCTTGCTGCCGGGCAAGCGCAGCGAGAGGAAGGCCTCGAGGTTTTTCTCGACGGCGACGCGCCCGACGCTGAGGAATATCGGCCGCGGCAAATCGAGTACGCTCAGCGGGCGCGGATGGAACAGCCCGAGATCGACGCCGCGCCCCCAGCGCACGATCTTCTCGAAGCCATGCTGCCTGAGCTCGGCCTCGACCGACGCCGTCGACACCATGATCGCCTCGGCCGGGCCGTGGAACCGACGCAGGAAGCGGTAGCTCCAGCTCTCGGGAATGGGCCAGCGCGCCGCGACATATTGTGGAAAGCGCGTGTGGTAGCTCGTCGTGAAGGGCCGCTTCTGAGCGAGGCAGACGGCACGTGTCAGCCAGCCGATCGGCCCTTCCGTGGCGATGTGGATATGGTCCGGCTTGAACTCGGCGATCCGCGCTGCAACCGCCCGGCGCGTCGCCAGCGCGATCCTGATATCGGGATAGGTCGGCAAGCCGATCTGCCGAAAACCGTCCGGCGTCAGCACCTGTGGCGTCACGCCGAAGGCAGGCCCCGCCTCGAACATCCGCTCCAGCGACCGGACCACCCCGTTGATCTGGGGCCGCCAGGCATCCGTCGCGATCAGCAGGCGCATCACGCAGCCTCGACGAGCGCGGGGGCCGGCTCCGGGCGCCCTTTGACGACGACCGGCACCGGCGCCTCGCCCTTCAGCCGGTATTGCGGCCAGCGGATCATCTCGAAGCGCCCGTCATGGTGCTCGACGAAGGCGGTACAGCTTTCGACCCAATCGCCGGTGTTGATATAGGTCAGGCCCTCGATCTCGCGATGCGCGGCGTGGTGGATATGCCCGCAGATCACGCCGTCGGCATGGTGCCTGCGCGCCTCGGCAGCCAGGCAGGTCTCGAACTCGCCGATATAGTTGACCGCGTTCTTGACCTTGAGCTTGGCCCAGGCCGAGAGCGACCAATGCGGCAGATGCAGCCGGCGGCGCACCTTGTTGACGACGGTGTTGCAGGCGAGCGCCACCGTGTAGGCCCAGTCGCCCATCAGCGCGAGCCATTTGGCGTTGCGCACGACGAGGTCGAACAGATCGCCATGGATCACGAGCAGGCGCTTGCCGTCGGCGGTCTCGTGGATGATCTCGTCGACCAGCGTGATGCCGCCGAACTGCAGGCCGGCGAAATCCCGCAGGAAATCATCGTGATTGCCGGTGACGTAGATCAGCTTCGAGCCCTTGCGCACCTTGCGCAGCAGCTTCTGGATGACGTCGTTATGCGCCTGCGGGAAATACCAGCCGCTCTTCAGCCGCCAGCCATCGATGATGTCGCCGACCAGATAGATCTGCGGCGCGTCATAGGCGCGCAGGAATTCCAGCACGAGATCGGCCTGTGCGCCGCGCGTGCCGAGATGCAGATCGGAGATGAAGATGCTGCGAACCTGCTTAGCCTCGTCATCGTCGCTCATGCCCGCTTGCCTGTTCTGTTGCGATGCTGTCGGCGTTTGGCTGATTTGCGTTGCGCTTTGATGACGGAACCAGCGATCCGTGCTCTGGCTCGCTTTCGAGGCAACTAGTTTCCGGAGAAAAATCATGGATCTTGGGATTTCCGGCCGCACGGCCATCGTCTGCGCCTCCAGCAAGGGTCTTGGCCGCGGCTGCGCGCAAGCACTCGCCGAGGCCGGTTGCATTGTCGTGGTCAATGGCCGCGACGCGGCCACGCTCGAAGCCACCGCGAGCCAGATTCGTGCCAGCACCGGCGCGACGGTCATCGCCGTGGTGGCTGACGTATCGACACACGCTGGGCAGGATGCCTTGCTCGCGGCGGCGCCCGAGCCCGACATCCTGATCAACAACAATGGCGGGCCTCCGCCGAAACCGTTTCGCGATGTGTCTCGCGAAGCGCTGCTCGAAGGCGTCATCCAGAACATGGCGACGCCGCTGGAGCTGGTTCAGCGCGTCGTCGACGGCATGATCGCGCGGCGCTTCGGCCGCATCGTCAACATCACCTCGGCGAGCGTGCTGACGCCGCTGACGGGGCTCGACGTCTCCTCCGCGGCGCGCGCGGGGCTGACGGCCTTCCTCTCCGGTGTGGCGCGCGAGGTGGCCCATGCCAACGTCACCATCAACAACGTCCTGCCCGGATCCTTCGACACCGACCGGCTCAAGAGCGGGACGGCGCGAATGGCCGCCATCAAGAGCATGACGCCGGAGGACTTCGCCGCCGCCCGCAAGGCCGAGATCCCGGCCAGGCGCTTCGGCACGGCCGAGGAATTCGGCAATGTCTGCGCCTTCCTCGCCAGCCAGCATGCCGGCTACATCACCGGCCAGAACCTGCTGATCGACGGCGGCGTGTTCAGGGGGAGTTTCTGAGAGGGCGATAGGTTTCGACAGGCGATGCCACGTTGCGCCATCCGCGCCGTCATCCCGGGTCAGCGCTGTTTCGCCGCTCGCCCGGGATGACGTCGAGGATGAGCATGCGACCTGAGCCCCGTTCGAACCTTGCCCACTCGCCGCCTAGCAGGGTTGCAGAGTTGACGCTTTGAAGCCTGGGCTGGACATGGTCTAAAGGGGGCGGTCTTCTACAAGACCCTCCTCCCTGCCCTCCCTCCGCGCCGGTCCGTTGTCACCTCTCCTCGGCATTTGCCTGAAGCTCTTCTCGGCCTTGGTCTTCACCTTGATGGCGGCGGGCGTGAAATCGATCGCAGGTCGCTACCCGACGGGCGAAATCGTCTTCGTGCGATCCTTCTTCGCCCTGATTCCCCTGCTCATCTGGCTCGCCTGGCAAGGCGGCGTCGTCGCCTCGCTGAGA
Coding sequences:
- a CDS encoding AAA family ATPase — translated: MRFAGTENYVATEDLTVAVNAAIRLERPLLVKGEPGTGKTVLAEEIAAALGAPLITWHIKSTTKAQQGLYEYDAVSRLRDSQLGDARVSDIANYIKRGKLWEAFVSAERPVLLIDEIDKADIEFPNDLLLELDRMEFHVYETGETIKAARRPVMIITSNNEKELPDAFLRRCFFHYIRFPDAETMQAIVEVHFPGIKKRLMEEALKLFFEVREVPGIKKKPSTSELLDWLKLLLADEMTPEMLRERDPRKLIPPLHGALLKNEQDVSLFEKLAFMTRRESR
- a CDS encoding ABA4-like family protein; the protein is MLPVTLDDAFMLGSRLAILGWLTLLLLPRWRGLSAMLAGAVIPAVLSLGYFVLIAVFWSEAKGDFSSLDGIAGLFASRPLLLAGWLHYLAFDLFLGNWILRRAQEAAILHWLMVPVLLMTFLFGPIGYLAYLLLEACFRLAREDRIARLQARLPAWLPDLELEPRLTAAAFAMLALAVPTAFAWLIDIRQFQGVDTWIKPLKFEISVAFYLLTLALFLPLASERFRTTWAGRYIVWPVIVPIILEVLYIVWRASRGEASHYNSDSTLSAALYTLMGVGAVMFTVAPGFLAYGLARRDATPMPEVLRWSLVAGLALTCIFGLLSGALLGSSATGHYVGTQPAPHPAVPFFGWSLAIGDLRVAHFFGLHALQIIPAIGLLLWLAMRQARAGLVVLGVVSAAYAAVTTIALVAALRARPLLGLG
- a CDS encoding UDP-2,3-diacylglucosamine diphosphatase, which produces MSDDDEAKQVRSIFISDLHLGTRGAQADLVLEFLRAYDAPQIYLVGDIIDGWRLKSGWYFPQAHNDVIQKLLRKVRKGSKLIYVTGNHDDFLRDFAGLQFGGITLVDEIIHETADGKRLLVIHGDLFDLVVRNAKWLALMGDWAYTVALACNTVVNKVRRRLHLPHWSLSAWAKLKVKNAVNYIGEFETCLAAEARRHHADGVICGHIHHAAHREIEGLTYINTGDWVESCTAFVEHHDGRFEMIRWPQYRLKGEAPVPVVVKGRPEPAPALVEAA
- a CDS encoding glycosyltransferase family 4 protein; translated protein: MRLLIATDAWRPQINGVVRSLERMFEAGPAFGVTPQVLTPDGFRQIGLPTYPDIRIALATRRAVAARIAEFKPDHIHIATEGPIGWLTRAVCLAQKRPFTTSYHTRFPQYVAARWPIPESWSYRFLRRFHGPAEAIMVSTASVEAELRQHGFEKIVRWGRGVDLGLFHPRPLSVLDLPRPIFLSVGRVAVEKNLEAFLSLRLPGSKVVIGDGPARADLQRAYPDAHFLGTREGEDLASIYASSDVFVFPSLTDTFGIVLLEAAASGLPVAAFPVQGPSDVFAGSGAAVLSEDLRAAALAALRIPRETCLELASHYSWRRSAEQFYGHIQRVAQPSGQALRNEPPCAPLQSVTTFVSARPAEGPVPERLRA
- a CDS encoding SDR family oxidoreductase, with product MDLGISGRTAIVCASSKGLGRGCAQALAEAGCIVVVNGRDAATLEATASQIRASTGATVIAVVADVSTHAGQDALLAAAPEPDILINNNGGPPPKPFRDVSREALLEGVIQNMATPLELVQRVVDGMIARRFGRIVNITSASVLTPLTGLDVSSAARAGLTAFLSGVAREVAHANVTINNVLPGSFDTDRLKSGTARMAAIKSMTPEDFAAARKAEIPARRFGTAEEFGNVCAFLASQHAGYITGQNLLIDGGVFRGSF
- a CDS encoding cation:proton antiporter — translated: MAGTVDPSVYKDAIVVLATAGVIVPFAKRFKVNSVVAFMACGALLGPFGLGGLASSIPLLSSITVAKAEALAGPAELGVAFLLFVIGLELSFERLMTMRRLVFGLGLGQVALSGGVIGGVAYWLGQPAAAALIIGFGLALSSTAMVVELLSAKRRMTSSAGRASFAILLCQDIAVIPLLFLVSVLGAQAGGGSLLAGLAQALVQAFGAIAAIVVIGRLALRPLFRLVASTDSSESFMAATLLIALGTGLIAAAAGLSMGLGAFIAGLLLAETEYRRAIEVTIEPFKSLLIGVFFLTVGMGVNPADLAARPFAILGIAIGLFAVKSLLVFGLARRFRLSRATALETAIMIGPGGEFAFVLFGGAVSAKLLSQNAESLVLAAVSLTMVVLPLLARLARAWSQRLAVPATLPDEAKVLPPDDHSARAIVVGCGRVGRLVGAMLDEHGKPYIAIDFDPALVATQRRAGRPVFYGDAANLDFLRLSGLDEATALIVTIDNPRAVDATVLAARTLRPDLVIVARARDASHARHLYQIGVNDAVPETIEASLQLSEAALVGLGVPMGLVIASIHERRDQFRTELKPADAPAQALPRDVRSRRL